The genomic segment CGGAGCGGATCACCGCCCAGCCGGTCACCATCCAACCCGCGCTGTAACCGATCGCGCCGATCACCGCCAGCACCCGCGCGTCCGCCCCGTACGCCGGGCTCTGCTCGGAGACCCCGGCGAACGGCAGCGTCAGCAGGGTGCCGCCGAGCGCCAGCAGGAAGCCGGTCAACGCGGTCCGGCGGGTCCGGGTGACCACCAGCAGCCCGGTCAGGGCCAGCAGTGCGAGCAGGCCGAGCCACACCCCGAGCACCCAGCCGACCAGGTGCAGCGGCCGGTCGCTGGCCAGGTAGGCCGCCGGGTTCGCGCCGTCGGCGCTGGCCAGGCTGAGGATGCCCAGCCAGACCGCGTACCCGGGGAGCAGCCACAGGGCGTGCCGGGCGATCCGGCGCAGCGACCACGCCCAACTGGCGTCGGTGGCCGGCGGCGGTGGCGGCCGGTCCGGGATGAACGGCAGCAGGAAGAAACCGCCGGCTCGTCGGGCCCTGGAGAGCTGGGTCATGCCGTCACCTCGATCCGGTCGTGGAGCGGCGACGGACCGACACGTGGAACCACGCAAGAGAGGGGCGAACAGCGTCGACGCCCCGGTACCCGACCAACCGTCGCCGCTAAGGCGATCGTGGCAGGTACCGGGGCGTCGCGTGGACGAATCCGGAAGCCGGCCGGGCTGCACGCCCGGCCGGAGCTCAGGCCTGTTCGGGTCGCCGGTCGGTGGCCGGGTCGCCGAGCAGGCTGGCCGGCGACACCGGCTCCGGGGCGGGCAGCCCCTGCGGGCCGGACCGGGAGTTGACCTGCGCCTCGGCCGCGCGTACCTCGTTGTTGACGTCGGCGGCCGCGGCGGCCGCCGCCTCCGCCGCCTCGGCGGCCTCGCGCTCGACGGCGCCCGAGTCGACCGACGCGCTCGGCTCGTCGCCGGCCGCCCGGGCCAGCCCGCCGAGCGCCCCGCCGAGCCCTTCCAGGGCCTTCGTCATCTCGGCCGGCACGATCCAGACCTTGTTGGCCTGCCCGTTGGCGATCTGCGGGAGGGCCTGGAGGTACTGGTAGGCGAGCACCTTCTGGCTCGGGTTGGCCTGGTGGATGGCGTCGAAGACGGTCCGGATCGCCTTCGCCTGACCCTCGGCCTGCAGGATGCGGGCCTGCCGGTCACCGTCGGCGCGCAGCACCGACGCCTGCTTCTCACCCTCGGCGGCGAGGATCTGCGACTGCTTGTGCCCCTCGGCGGTCAGGATCGCGGCCCGCCGGTCCCGCTCGGCGCGCATCTGCTTCTCCATCGAGTCGCGGATGCTCGGCGGCGGCTCGATCGCCTTGATCTCGACCCGGGTGACCTTGATGCCCCACCGGCCGGTGGTCTCGTCCAGCACCCCGGACAGGTGCCGGTTGATGTCGTCGCGGCTGGTCAGCGCCCGCTCCAGGTCCAGCGAACCGATCACGTTCCGCAGCGTGGTGACGGTGAGCTGCTCGATCGCCTGCAGGAAGTTGGAGATCTCGTAGGTCGCCTTGGCCGAGTCGTTGACCTTGAAGTAGAGCACCGTGTCGATGGAGACGACCAGGTTGTCGGAGGTGATCACCGGCTGCGGCGGGAAGCTGACCACCTGCTCGCGCATGTCGACCTTGGTACGCACCGCGTCGATGAACGGCACCAGCAGGTTCAGGCCGGGCTGCAGGGTGCGCTTGTACTTGCCGAGCCGTTCCACCACGTCCTGCCGCTGCTGCGGCACGATCCGCACCGCCCGGACGAGCGTTATCACCACAATCAACGCCAGGGCGCCGAACAGCACCGCGAAAACGAGATCCATACCGCCCCACCTTTTCTATGTCGAAACCGGAAGATCCAAAATGCAGAACCGGGGGTACGCCTAGGAGCCGGCCGCCGGGCCGGGCAGTTCGTCGGGGGCGGCGAACTCGTCACGCCAGACCATCGCGGTGGCGCCTCGGACCTCGATCACCCGGACCCGCTCCCCCGGCGCGAGCACCTGCGTGCCGTCGTACGCCCGGGCCGACCACAGCTCGCCGTCGATCTTGACCATACCGGCATCGCTGTCGACCTGCTCCAACACCAGCGCGGTCGAGCCCTCGATCGCCTCGACGCCGAACGGCTGGTCACCGCTCTGCGCCGCGGAGAGCCGGTGCCGCTGGATGGTCGGCCGGACCGCGACCAGGGTCAACGCCGAGACGGCGGCGAAGACCAGCACCTGGATGCCGATCGGAGCGCCGAGCGCCGCGGCGCCAGCGGCGGCGAACGCCCCCGCACCGAACATGATCAGGAAGAGCGTCGTCGTGAAGATCTCGGCGATCACCAGCACGACGCCCAATACGATCCACAGCAGTGGCTCCACATAAACGATCCTGTCACGCCCATGCACGCACCGCTAATCTTGAAGATCACCAACGGCCTGGCGGGAGGATCGTGATGGTGGCTCCGGAGCTCGCGCGCCGGCTCGACGCGCTGGTCGCCGAGGCGCAGCGCGCCGGGCGTACCCCGTCGTTGGTGGCCGGAGTGGTCCGCGACGGTGAGCTGGCCCACCTGGCCGCCGCCGGCGATCATCCGACGCCGGATCCGGACATCCAGTACCGGATCGGCTCGATCACCAAGACCATGACCGCGGTGCTGCTGCTCGGGCTCCGCGACGAGGGGCGGCTGGCGCTCGACGACCCGCTCGAGGCGCACCTGCCCGGCACCCCGGTCGGCGCCGTCACCCTGCGACAG from the Solwaraspora sp. WMMD1047 genome contains:
- a CDS encoding SPFH domain-containing protein, whose amino-acid sequence is MDLVFAVLFGALALIVVITLVRAVRIVPQQRQDVVERLGKYKRTLQPGLNLLVPFIDAVRTKVDMREQVVSFPPQPVITSDNLVVSIDTVLYFKVNDSAKATYEISNFLQAIEQLTVTTLRNVIGSLDLERALTSRDDINRHLSGVLDETTGRWGIKVTRVEIKAIEPPPSIRDSMEKQMRAERDRRAAILTAEGHKQSQILAAEGEKQASVLRADGDRQARILQAEGQAKAIRTVFDAIHQANPSQKVLAYQYLQALPQIANGQANKVWIVPAEMTKALEGLGGALGGLARAAGDEPSASVDSGAVEREAAEAAEAAAAAAADVNNEVRAAEAQVNSRSGPQGLPAPEPVSPASLLGDPATDRRPEQA
- a CDS encoding NfeD family protein is translated as MEPLLWIVLGVVLVIAEIFTTTLFLIMFGAGAFAAAGAAALGAPIGIQVLVFAAVSALTLVAVRPTIQRHRLSAAQSGDQPFGVEAIEGSTALVLEQVDSDAGMVKIDGELWSARAYDGTQVLAPGERVRVIEVRGATAMVWRDEFAAPDELPGPAAGS